The sequence CACACCCACGAGCTGCACGGGCGCAAAGTGCGACGCCGACGACGAGAAGTAGGTGCCCGATCCGCCAAGCACATCATCGGCCTTGCCGAACGGCGTCTCGACGGAATCGAGCGCGACGGAACCGACGACGAGAACCTGACTGGCGGTACTGGGGAAACTGCTCACATGCGCTCCGGCGCGGACAGTCCGAGAATGCGCAATCCGGCGGCGATGCCGAGCTGCGTGGAACGGGCGAGCACGAGGCGCGCGCGCGTAATGGCCTCGGGTTCGCCGAGGACGTGATGCTTGTGATACCAGGTGTGGCCGGCTCGGGCCGTTTCCAGCAACCACGCCGCGATGCGATGCGGCTCGAGGTTGTCGGCCGCGCCCTTCACGGTCGCGGGGAAATCGAGCAGCTGCTTCACGAGTTCCTGTTCGGCGGGCTCCGTGAGCACCCCAAGGTCGACGCCGTTGCCGGTGACCGTGGTCGCGTCGATTTCGCCGACGCGGAAGATGCCGCACATGCGCGCGTGCGCCATCTGTACGTAGTACACCGGGTTCTCTTCCGACTGACTGCGGGCGAGATCGACATCGAACACGAGCTGCGAGTCGCCCTTGCGCATGAGGTAGAAGTAGCGCACGGCATCGCGACCGACTTCGTCGATGAGATCGCGCACGGTGACGTACGAACCGGCGCGCTTGGAGATCTTCACTTCTTCCCCGCCCTTCATGACGGTCACCATCTGATGCAACACGTAATCGGGATAGCCCTTGGGAATCCCAATCGCGAGTGCCTGCAGTCCAGCCCGTACGCGCGTGATCGTGCTGTGGTGATCAGCGCCCTGCACGTTGATCGCGCGATGATAGCCGCGCTCCCACTTCGTGACGTGATACGCGACGTCGGGCACGAAGTAGGTGTAGTCTCCGCCCTTGACTGCACTCTTCTTCATCACGCGATCTTTGTCATCACCGAAGTCGGTGGTGCGAAGGAACAGCGCGCCGTCTTCTTCGTACGTGTGCCCCGACTGCTTCAGCCCCTCGACGGTCTTGTTGACCGAGCCATCGGTGTAGAGCGAGCTCTCGAGGTAGTAGGTATCGAACTTGACGCCGAACGCCTGCATGTCGAGGTCCTGCTCATGGCGCAATGCCGCCACGGCGAACGCCTGCATCGCGGCGAGGTCGTTGCCCGCCGCGTCCTCCGCATGTTCGACGACATAGCGTTCGGCAATCTCTCGGATGTAGTCGCCGTGATAGCCGCCTTCCGGAATCTCGAGCGGCGCGCCACCGATGGCGCGCACGTGCGCCTGCGTGCTCTTCGCGAGGTTGGCGATTTGCGCGCCGGCGTCGTTGTAGTAGAACTCGCGATCGACCTTCCAACCGGTGTACTCCAGCAGCGTACTGATCGCGTCGCCGAGGGCCGCCTGACGACCGTGGCCGACATGCAGGGGACCGGTGGGATTGGCCGACACGAACTCCACGACCACGCGCTCACCGTGGCCGATGTCGAGCCGTCCGAAGGTGTCGGGCGACTCGAGAATGGTGAGCAGGCCGCGGGCCTGAAAGCCAGGATCGAGACGGAAATTCAGAAACCCCGGGCCGGCAATTTCCGCGGCCGTCACGCCGACGCTCGCCTTGTCCATCGCCGCGATGAGTGCTTCGGCAATGTCGCGCGGCTTCTTGCCGAGCGGCTTCGCAAGGGTCATGGCGAGATTGGTCGCCCAGTCGCCGAACGACGGATCGCGCGGCCGCTCGAGAATGGGGGAAACGTCGTCAGGCGCACCAAGCGTGCGCGCGGCGCGCGAGAGCTCGGCACGCAGGGCGTCGGCGTGAGTCACGGGGTCCGGGATGTCGAGAAGGAATACGCGCGAACGGCTCGCGTCATTCGGAAGACGAGGACGGCGTACTGGGCGAAGGCTTCGACGCGCTCTTGCTGTCGCTCTTCGTGTCGCTTTTGCTGTCGCTCGCGCTGTCGCTCTTGGTGCTGCTCTCGGCGGGCGAGGAGCCACCGCTGGTACGCTGGTCCTTCTTGCCGTCCTTGCCGTAATCCGTGATGTAGAACCCGGATCCCTTGAACAAGAGACTGGCGCCACCCGAGATGATACGCGTGGCCACTCCCGTTCCATCGGGCGTCGGAATGCTTTCCGGAACTTCAGAGATCTTGAAGCGCGCCTCGATGATGGACCCGTCGGGGCAGCGGAACTCGTAAGTCGGCATGGCTACGTTACTTGGCTAGGGTCAGACAGCCTTGAAACGTAGCCCGGTAGGCCCCGTGGTTCAACGGGTACGGTTCAGGTCACGGTAAGGGTCGCTGCACCGGGCGTATACATCACCGTGAGCGTGGAGAGATTGTCGGCGCGCTGGGGCGACGGCTGCCAGACACCGGCGCTGTTAAAGAGCGCGCCGTGATTGGGGCAGCGGAAGCTGGTGCCATTCACCACGTTGATGGTGGTGCCCGCATGTGGGCAGCGCATGGAAAAGGCCGCGAAGCTGGTGGCGCTGAGGCGCGACACGGCGACCGGGCCTCCGTTCACGTTGCCGACACTTCCGGCGACGCCGCCCACGATGGCCAATGCGGGCCAGGCGGCGAGAGTCACGACGAGTCCGGCGGCGGTCACGCTGAGCGTCACCGCGATCGTGCGTGACGCGACGCCGTTGGCGCTAACGGTGACGGTGGCGGAGTAGCTGCCCGCGGCCAGCGCACCGGCACTCGGGCGCACCGTGAGGGTGGCAGGCGCGGTGGTCTGATTGAGGATGGTGGTAATCCATCCAGTACCGCCGGCTCCGTAGGACACCGTGGCGACCAACCCGGTCAGCGTGCCGCCGCCGCTGTTGTTGCACTGCACGACCTGGGCGGCAGACGTACTGCCAAGGGGCGCCGTGAACGAGAGGGCCGATGTCGAGATCTGCAGGGCGGCGGGGGTGGTCGGATCCTGCACGAGCAGCGAAACGCTCACGGTTTGCGCGCCGTTGGTGATGCCGATGCCCGCAATGTTGACCGTCGCCGTGTAGTTCCCGATCGGCAGCGTGCCGCGCTGCGCCGACAGCGTGAGCGTGGAGGGAGCCGACGCCTGACTAAGGGCCAGCGACAGCCAGCCCGTGCGTTGCCCCGGCCCGTAGGTGAGCGTGACGGCCAGTCCGCCGAGAATGCCGCCGCCGTCGTTCGAGATGGCGACAGTCTGTGGAGCGGGGACGCTGCCGGTGAGCGTGGTCAGGAACACGACCGCGTTGCGTTCGAGCCCGAGCACGGGCGGCGTGAGGGTGCCGCCGATCAACAGCGACCCGTCGCTGTTGCGCCGAACGTCGAGCGCCGCCAGTCCGGCGGTGGGTTGCCCACC is a genomic window of Gemmatimonas sp. containing:
- the argS gene encoding arginine--tRNA ligase; translation: MTHADALRAELSRAARTLGAPDDVSPILERPRDPSFGDWATNLAMTLAKPLGKKPRDIAEALIAAMDKASVGVTAAEIAGPGFLNFRLDPGFQARGLLTILESPDTFGRLDIGHGERVVVEFVSANPTGPLHVGHGRQAALGDAISTLLEYTGWKVDREFYYNDAGAQIANLAKSTQAHVRAIGGAPLEIPEGGYHGDYIREIAERYVVEHAEDAAGNDLAAMQAFAVAALRHEQDLDMQAFGVKFDTYYLESSLYTDGSVNKTVEGLKQSGHTYEEDGALFLRTTDFGDDKDRVMKKSAVKGGDYTYFVPDVAYHVTKWERGYHRAINVQGADHHSTITRVRAGLQALAIGIPKGYPDYVLHQMVTVMKGGEEVKISKRAGSYVTVRDLIDEVGRDAVRYFYLMRKGDSQLVFDVDLARSQSEENPVYYVQMAHARMCGIFRVGEIDATTVTGNGVDLGVLTEPAEQELVKQLLDFPATVKGAADNLEPHRIAAWLLETARAGHTWYHKHHVLGEPEAITRARLVLARSTQLGIAAGLRILGLSAPERM
- a CDS encoding Rieske 2Fe-2S domain-containing protein, producing MPLDPSSELSSALSSDRSLCGGCHRVDRRQFLASASVLSLGVLVSGCGDGIISGPEQVLDAIPTPFRFDPATIPELAQIGGRTVVVSGTAAPVMVERLASAQFRALSLVCPHRGSIVNVEPNGLRCPNHGAVFANDGTWLGGQPTAGLAALDVRRNSDGSLLIGGTLTPPVLGLERNAVVFLTTLTGSVPAPQTVAISNDGGGILGGLAVTLTYGPGQRTGWLSLALSQASAPSTLTLSAQRGTLPIGNYTATVNIAGIGITNGAQTVSVSLLVQDPTTPAALQISTSALSFTAPLGSTSAAQVVQCNNSGGGTLTGLVATVSYGAGGTGWITTILNQTTAPATLTVRPSAGALAAGSYSATVTVSANGVASRTIAVTLSVTAAGLVVTLAAWPALAIVGGVAGSVGNVNGGPVAVSRLSATSFAAFSMRCPHAGTTINVVNGTSFRCPNHGALFNSAGVWQPSPQRADNLSTLTVMYTPGAATLTVT